AAGGGAAGCATCTAATTTGTTTAGGagtggggagaaagagaaatgaaactgaacctttctcttttcttttgtttcagataATTTCGTATATAATTCCAGAATGCCTTCGGAGAGCCATGCTAAGATTGCTTCATTATCTCTTCCATACACGGTATTTATATTTCAGAGTTTAAGTATTATCTTCTTTTCTGTTTCGATTATTAACTGTTGCTGTCCTCTAGCTCTAGGAGGTTCCTTGTTTGTTTCCAGCATGATACAGGGAGGGATGCTGCAGGGATCAAGAGTCCTGGGTTCAGAACCTCTACTGACAGATAATCTGCCTTTTATCTCTGGGGTTTTGACATATCAAATTTTAAGTATCAATACTTAAAGAATGGGAAAGTATTGACGTGCGTTtctgtaaaaagaaatatatactgaTACTGAGACCTCAGTTCCCAacaaagatgatgatgataatagataacatttattgagtacttactatgtggtAGGCACTAGGTGAAATGTTCCACATGATTTCTAATGTAATTCTTACTGTTGTCTCAAACCCAAAGGAAGTGGTTGTCCGTTGGTTCACCTCCTGTAGTGTGGTGTGATTTTTTCACAGAGACGCCCCTGTGAACAAGTCATGTACCTGTGTCCTTTCAGAAACCACACCTTTGTTATCCTGCATCTCCTCTTGCAAGGAATGGTTTATACTGAATACACCTGGGAAATATTTGGCCTCTGTCAAGAGCTGGAGTTCTCCTTGAATTACCTTTTTCTGCCTTATCTGCTGCTGATTGTAAACCTGTTTTTTTTTGCCCTAAGTTGTGAAACAAACCCTGGTAAGTTGAGGCTCTTAGTATAGAAAATGGTGACAGATCAACTGTCTGTCTCACTGACAGTGCTACAAACAAGTAGTGATCCCTCCAAGGGCTTTGCAAAAAGTTTGCTATGTAGGGTTTGCATGATCTTTCAGTTTTGaatgttttctagttttatttttttcttctttgtcccaCAGATTATTTAGAACTATTTAAACATTATCATTTAATTGTGTTATATACAGAGCTTGCCGTCTATATGAAACTGTTTCTTTTAAAGTTGTTACTGATATTTGCATTATGCCCAGGCATGTGGTCAGTTTCTGTAAATGATCCTTGTGTTCCTGAAAAGAGTATTATATTTTCTAGTCCTTGGGCACAGGCAACGATATAAGTCCATTGGATCAAGATGTTAATTATGTTCAGATTTTTATATTCATactaatatttttgtttgattaCTGAGAGAGGTATGTGATCTCATTCTGTTGGTAGATTTGACAGATTTTTTCCTTCACATATTTTGAAgctattatatgtgtgtgtgtgtgtgtgtgtgtgtgtgtgtgtataatagatatatatactCATATTAGATGTATTCAAGTTTAGAATTAGTATCATCTGTTGAAtcttttttcaaaatacagtGAGCCTCTTTGTTACTAGTAATACTCTTTGCTCTCAAGTCTCCTTTGTCTGATactcatatttattattatactgtttttagaaatatacttgctaggtatttttttttcccatccacttattttaataaattaaatttatttatttatttattttaaatttttggctgcgttgggtcttcattgctgtgcgcgggctttctctagttacggtgagcagggcctactcttcgctgtggtgcacaggcttctcattgcggtggcttctcttgttgcagagcacaggctctagctgtgcaggctcagtagttgtggtgcacgggcttagtaactccgcagcatgtgggatcttcccccaccagggctcgaacccgtgtctcctgcgttggcaggtggcttcttaaccactgcaccaccagggaagtctccattcccttattttaatcttttctatCCTTGAAGGACCAAATGTCCATTAAttaatgaacagataaataaaatgcgATATacctgttggatggaatgttatTCAACCATAAGGAGGAATGAAGTACTTATACATCCTATAACATGGGTGGATCTTGGAAGCGTTATGctcaatgaaagaagccagatacaaaagaccacatattgtatgattccatttatatgaagtatccaaaaaaggcaaatccatagagacagaaaatagattagtggttgccatggGTTGTGGGATTAGAGAAATGGAGAATGACTGCTGAAAGGATTTCTTTTTGGGGttgtgaaaatgttctaaagttgattGTAGTGGTGGTCGTACAACTCTGTGACTATAAAAACCActgaatgggggcttccctgtgggcgcagtggttaagaacccgcctgccaatgcaggggacacgggtttgagccgtggtctgggaagaccccacatgccacggagaaactaagcctgtgcgccacaactcctgagcctgcatgccacaactcctgagcctgcatgccacaactgctgagcctctgtgccacatctactgagcctgcatgccacaactactgagcccatgtgccacaactactgagcccgcgccccacaactactgagcctgcgcgccacaactactgagcccgcgtgccacaactactgagcccgtgcgccacaattactgaagcccacgtacctagagcctgtgctctgctacaagagaagccaccacaatgagaagcccatgcacctcaacgaagagtagcccctgctcacgacaactggagaaagcccgtgcgcagcaatgaagacccaatgcagccaaaaataaataataaataagttaattaatttaaaaaaaacaacattggatggtacactttaaatgggtgaattgggTTTATGAACTATATCTCAAagctgttaatttaaaaaataaattatttggaatattAAATACAGCAGTTTTAGTTGTGCTTTGCCAGGACAGATTGTGTGAACATCTGGTCCACTGTATTGCTCGAAACTGACACTTGTCCTTCCTTTTTTCAGGTACCATAACAAAAGCAAATGAATTACTCTTTCTTCAAGTTTATGAATTTGATGAAGGGATGTTCCCAAAGAACGTGAGGTGTTCTACTTGTGATTTAAGGAAACCAGCACGATCCAAGCACTGCAGTAAGTCTGGTTCTggcccctccagctctgccctcgcACAGCAGACAAGTGGGCTTCATCTGTAAGGGAATGTTACATAAATCTAGAAGCAGGGCCATTTGACCTCCAGACATGAGGCGGCCTCTGTTGGTAGGGGATAGTTAGATAGTGGTTTCTTTGAGATGCCTAGAGGTGAGGTCTTGTGTTCTCCTGTAGTGGGTAACCTTCAGCTCTGGGCAAAACAGCCCTTCCTTTGCCACATGGCAGTGCTTGCTGCTCAAGAGATGTTTCTGTAGGATGTTGTGTTTGCAGACTTCAGTCCTGGCAGAGCCTACTCTTCTGGGCAGTGGCCAAGATTCTAGATTAGTGCTGTCCAacaaaaatataatgtgagccaccgatgtgatttaaaattttctagtagccatgttgcaaaagtaaaaataaatgggaaaaaatttattttaattatatgtcaCTTAAGATATGTAAAATaccattttaacatgtaatcagTATGAAAATATCATTCGTGgatttttttatattctgttttcatACTAATTCCTTGCAATTCcgtgttttttacatttacagTACATCTCAATCAATagacactaaatttttttttttttttttgtggtacgcgagcctctcactgttgtggtctttcccgctgcggagcacaggctccagacgcgcagactcagcagccatggctcacgggcccagctgctccacggcatgtgggatcttcccggaccggggcacgaacccgtgtcccctgcctcagcaggcggattctcaaccactgcgccaccagggaagcctgacactaaatttttattggaaattcttgatctgtatttagatttcataaaactTACAGTAGAAAGAGCTGATTCACATACCGAAGCTATTCTAGACATTCTTAAAAGTTTTTCAATGACTGAATCAGTACCAAGACATCatttttcttgggacttccctggtggcacagtggttaagaatccgcctgccaatgcaggggatacaggtttgagccctggtccagaaagatcccacacaccgcagagcagctaagcccgtgtgccacaactactgaagcccacacgcctagagcccatgctctgcaacaagagaagccatagcaatgagaagcccgcgcaccacaacgaagagtagcccccactcaccgctgctagagaaagcccgtgcacagcaacgaagacccaacgcagccaaaataaataaacaaataaataaaccagcatttttctttaatatccatATCTATATTGACATAATGGTTCGTCTTTATCAGAAGAATTGATTTGACTTTAAAGCAAAAGCatcagttttaaaattatgtctgTCCAAGTTAATAAGTTCACTAATTATCACTATAAGTTCACTAAAATTATGTCTGTCCAAGTTAATAAGTTCAGCATTATTCACATTGATCTCAAAGGAGCAATGCATAATTGAAAAACAACTGCGAATTTGTCAATATCAACAAAGTATTCTTTCAAGTTTCTCTTGTAGCCACATTTCGAGTGCTCATTCCTCACATGTGGCTACTGTATTGGCTACTGTATTGTCCCCTTCGGTTCTGAAAGCTTGGTGACAGCAGCTGCCATTGACACTGCCAGCTCATCCTGCTAGTGTCAGTGTGTGAAACTCTCAGTAGGAGTGCACGGTGTCATTATCAAGGATCAACGCAGGGTTGTGGCTCCCCCATTTCTGTGCAGGTGTGTGCAACCGGTGTGTGCACCGCTTTGACCATCACTGTGTGTGGGTGAACAACTGCATCGGGGCCTGGAACATCAGGTACTTCCTCTTCTACCTCTTGACATTGACGGCCTCGGCTACCACCATGGCTGTGGTGAGCACTGTGTTTCTAGTCCAGCTGGTGATGGTGTCGGACTTGTACCTGGAGACTTACATCAATGACTTTGGACACTTGCAGGTGGTTGACACTGTCTTTGTTGTTCAGGTAATTAATATTCAGGTAATTATGttgtgggctgtatgtttctgaCTTAAggtttaaaaattggaaaaagggCATCTGTTTTCTGAGTCAAAACGTGAagg
The sequence above is a segment of the Orcinus orca chromosome 16, mOrcOrc1.1, whole genome shotgun sequence genome. Coding sequences within it:
- the ZDHHC4 gene encoding palmitoyltransferase ZDHHC4 isoform X1, which encodes MFGGGMPELPAENYPSKRNIPRMDFLVLFLFYLAFMLIGVVTICICSKTHCFKGLVRRGAQIISYIIPECLRRAMLRLLHYLFHTRNHTFVILHLLLQGMVYTEYTWEIFGLCQELEFSLNYLFLPYLLLIVNLFFFALSCETNPGTITKANELLFLQVYEFDEGMFPKNVRCSTCDLRKPARSKHCSVCNRCVHRFDHHCVWVNNCIGAWNIRYFLFYLLTLTASATTMAVVSTVFLVQLVMVSDLYLETYINDFGHLQVVDTVFVVQYLFLTFPRIVFLLGFVVVLSFLLGSYLCFCLYLAATNQTTNEWYRGARAWCQHCPHVAWPPSAEPQVYRNIHSRGLWSNLREIFLPAVAHYERKKK
- the ZDHHC4 gene encoding palmitoyltransferase ZDHHC4 isoform X2 produces the protein MDFLVLFLFYLAFMLIGVVTICICSKTHCFKGLVRRGAQIISYIIPECLRRAMLRLLHYLFHTRNHTFVILHLLLQGMVYTEYTWEIFGLCQELEFSLNYLFLPYLLLIVNLFFFALSCETNPGTITKANELLFLQVYEFDEGMFPKNVRCSTCDLRKPARSKHCSVCNRCVHRFDHHCVWVNNCIGAWNIRYFLFYLLTLTASATTMAVVSTVFLVQLVMVSDLYLETYINDFGHLQVVDTVFVVQYLFLTFPRIVFLLGFVVVLSFLLGSYLCFCLYLAATNQTTNEWYRGARAWCQHCPHVAWPPSAEPQVYRNIHSRGLWSNLREIFLPAVAHYERKKK